One genomic region from Mauremys reevesii isolate NIE-2019 linkage group 7, ASM1616193v1, whole genome shotgun sequence encodes:
- the ENTPD7 gene encoding ectonucleoside triphosphate diphosphohydrolase 7: MARISISCLCPASWHFTVPLVSLCPRQRLALLGLFLGVCLLLLMAATDLRHWGSSPHPDKQFERYLARVGDLQATDTEDSMLNYGIVIDCGSSGSRVFVYFWPPHNGNPHDLLDVKQMRDQSSQPVVKKIKPGISVLATTPEQASHYMRPLLSFAAAHVPVKKHKETPLYILCTAGMRLLPERQQAAILEDLVRNVPLEFDFLFSESQAEVISGKQEGVYAWIGINFVLGRFDHEEEEDAMITVALGGQAESLVRKRTVGILDMGGASLQIAYEVPSMETFSSPQQEEAAKSLLAEFNLGCDVQHTEHVYRVYVSTFLGFGGNFARQRYEDLVLNQTRAHNRLQGQQTGTSAETPFLDPCLPVGLEDTVERGGQTLHVRGQGDWQACAQLLRPLLAGVNVSQASLTHTYQAPIDFNNSEFYGFSEFFYCTEDVLRLGGLYHAPSFTRAAQDYCGLSWSVLTQRFQEGLYSSHADQHRVKYQCFKSAWMYQVLHEGFHFPLDYSSLHTAQLVYDREVQWTLGAILYKTRFLPLRDLRQESSRQAHSPWLRLSFVYNHYLFFVCILVVLLAIILYLLRLRRIHRCQLRSAPLNLLWLEEVVLLPGQELGP, from the exons ATGGCCAG AATCAGCATTTCCTGCCTGTGCCCAGCATCATGGCATTTCACTGTGCCCCTGGTGAGCCTGTGTCCCCGTCAGCGACTGGCCCTGCTGGGACTCTTTCTTGGAGTCTGTCTCCTGCTACTCATGGCAGCCACAGATCTGCGCCAttggggctcctctccccacccagacAAGCAGTTTGAGAG GTACCTGGCACGGGTGGGAGACCTGCAAGCTACAGACACAGAGGACTCAATGCTGAACTACGGGATTGTCATTGATTGTGGGAGCAGTGGCTCCCGGGTCTTCGTGTATTTCTGGCCACCGCACAATGGGAATCCTCATGACCTTTTGGACGTCAAGCAGATGAGAGACCAGAGCAGCCAGCCTGTTGTCAAGAAAATCAAGCCAG GGATCTCCGTGCTGGCAACAACTCCTGAGCAAGCCAGTCACTACATGCGCCCGCTGCTCAGCTTCGCTGCAGCTCATGTGCCGGTAAAGAAGCACAAGGAGACTCCGCTCTACATCCTGTGCACGGCAGGCATGAGGCTGCTGCCTGAGAG ACAGCAGGCTGCGATCCTGGAGGACTTGGTGAGGAATGTGCCCCTGGAGTTTGATTTTCTCTTCTCCGAGTCGCAAGCTGAAGTGATCTCAGGGAAGCAGGAAG GGGTCTATGCCTGGATTGGGATCAACTTTGTCCTGGGGAGATTCGATCATGAGGAGG AGGAGGATGCGATGATCACTGTGGCCCTGGGGGGTCAGGCGGAGTCCCTGGTGCGGAAGCGGACAGTGGGGATCCTGGACATGGGTGGTGCCTCTCTGCAAATCGCCTACGAGGTGCCCAGCATGGAGACCTTCTCCTCCCCACAGCAG GAGGAGGCTGCCAAGAGCCTGCTGGCTGAGTTCAATCTGGGCTGCGACGTCCAGCACACGGAGCATGTGTACCGTGTCTACGTCAGCACCTTCCTGGGCTTTGGAGGCAACTTCGCACGGCAGCGCTACGAGGACCTTGTGCTGAACCAGACCCGCGCCCACAACAG gctgcagggccagcaGACGGGAACAAGCGCCGAGACACCCTTTCTGGATCCCTGTCTGCCTGTGGGACTCGAGGACACAGTAGAAAGGGGTGGCCAGACCCTGCATGTCCGAGGGCAAGGAGACTGGCAGGCCTGTGCGCAGCTGCTGCGCCCTCTGCTGGCAGGGGTCAACGTCAGCCAGGCCTCCCTGACCCACACTTACCAggcgcccattgacttcaacaacaGCGAGTTCTACGGCTTCTCTGAATTCTTCTACTGTACTGAGGATGTACTGCGTCTCGGGGGCCTCTACCATGCACCCAGCTTCACCCGCGCTGCCCAG GATTACTGCGGCCTGAGCTGGTCAGTGCTGACTCAACGGTTCCAAGAGGGCCTGTACTCATCACATGCGGACCAGCATCGGGTCAA GTATCAGTGTTTTAAATCTGCCTGGATGTACCAAGTCCTTCATGAGGGCTTCCACTTTCCCCTGGATTACTCCAGCCTGCACACGGCCCAGCTGGTGTATGACCGTGAGGTGCAGTGGACCCTGGGAGCCATTCTCTATAAAACACGGTTTCTGCCACTCAG GGATCTCCGGCAGGAGAGCAGCCGGCAGGCCCACAGCCCCTGGCTCCGCCTCTCCTTCGTTTACAATCACTATCTCTTCTTCGTCTGCATTCTGGTGGTGCTGCTGGCCATCATCCTCTACCTGCTGCGGCTGCGCCGCATTCACAGATGCCAGCTCCGCTCGGCTCCGCTCAACCTGCTGTGGCTGGAAGAGGTGGTGCTGTTGCCAGGCCAGGAACTGGGGCCCTAA
- the SLC25A28 gene encoding mitoferrin-2 isoform X1, with translation MELGAGAGTGAGPGGGTEPGRILLLLLGGGHGWARRGGAEAEPGPGGSEAARRPEPGSDPDYEALPQGAAVSTHMLAGAVAGVLEHCVMYPIDCVKTRMQSLQPEPAARYRNVLEALWRIVQTEGFWRPMRGMNITATGAGPAHALYFACYEKLKKTLSDVIHAGGNSHVANGAAGCVATLLHDAAMNPVEVIKQRMQMYNSPYQRVTDCVRAVWRNEGARAFYRSYTTQLTMNIPFQAIHFMTYEFLQEQLNPQRQYNPGSHVVSGACAGAVAAAATTPLDVCKTLLNTQESLALNSNISGHITGMANAFRTVYRVGGVTAYFRGVQARVIYQMPSTAIAWSVYEFFKYILTKRQEERRAGK, from the exons ATGGAGCTAGGGGCGGGCGCGGGGACGGGCGCGGGCCCCGGGGGCGGGACGGAGCCGGGCCgcatcctgctgctgctgctgggcgggGGCCACGGCTGggcccggcggggcggggcggaggcCGAGCCCGGGCCCGGGGGCTCCGAGGCGGCGCGGAGGCCGGAGCCCGGCTCCGACCCCGACTACGAGGCGCTGCCGCAGGGCGCCGCCGTCTCCACCCACATGCTGGCCGGGGCCGTGGCGGGGGTGCTGGAGCACTGCGTGATGTACCCCATCGACTGCGTCAAG ACAAGGATGCAGAGTTTGCAGCCGGAGCCTGCTGCCCGCTATCGGAACGTGCTTGAGGCCCTGTGGCGGATCGTCCAGACAGAGGGTTTCTGGAGGCCGATGCGGGGCATGAACATCACGGCCACTGGGGCTGGCCCCGCCCACGCCTTGTATTTCGCCTGCTATGAAAAGTTAAAAAAGACATTGAGTGATGTTATCCATGCTGGGGGCAATAGCCATGTGGCCAATG GTGCAGCGGGGTGTGTAGCAACATTGCTCCATGATGCAGCTATGAACCCTGTGGAAG TGATCAAGCAGAGGATGCAGATGTACAACTCACCGTACCAGCGGGTGACAGACTGTGTGCGGGCCGTATGGCGCAACGAaggggccagggccttctaccgCAGCTATACCACCCAGCTCACCATGAACATCCCCTTCCAAGCCATCCACTTCATGACTTACGAGTTTCTGCAAGAGCAGCTCAACCCCCAAAGACAGTATAACCCTGGCTCCCATGTGGTCTCGGGGGCCTGCGCGggtgctgtggctgctgctgctaccacgCCATTGGACGTTTGCAAAACGCTGCTCAACACCCAGGAGTCCCTGGCCTTGAACTCCAACATCAGTGGACATATCACAGGCATGGCCAATGCCTTCAGGACGGTGTACCGAGTGGGCGGTGTGACCGCCTACTTCCGTGGGGTCCAGGCCCGGGTCATTTACCAGATGCCCTCCACAGCCATTGCTTGGTCCGTGTACGAGTTTTTCAAATACATCCTCACCAAGCGCCAGGAGGAGCGCCGGGCTGGGAAATGA
- the SLC25A28 gene encoding mitoferrin-2 isoform X2, translating into MQSLQPEPAARYRNVLEALWRIVQTEGFWRPMRGMNITATGAGPAHALYFACYEKLKKTLSDVIHAGGNSHVANGAAGCVATLLHDAAMNPVEVIKQRMQMYNSPYQRVTDCVRAVWRNEGARAFYRSYTTQLTMNIPFQAIHFMTYEFLQEQLNPQRQYNPGSHVVSGACAGAVAAAATTPLDVCKTLLNTQESLALNSNISGHITGMANAFRTVYRVGGVTAYFRGVQARVIYQMPSTAIAWSVYEFFKYILTKRQEERRAGK; encoded by the exons ATGCAGAGTTTGCAGCCGGAGCCTGCTGCCCGCTATCGGAACGTGCTTGAGGCCCTGTGGCGGATCGTCCAGACAGAGGGTTTCTGGAGGCCGATGCGGGGCATGAACATCACGGCCACTGGGGCTGGCCCCGCCCACGCCTTGTATTTCGCCTGCTATGAAAAGTTAAAAAAGACATTGAGTGATGTTATCCATGCTGGGGGCAATAGCCATGTGGCCAATG GTGCAGCGGGGTGTGTAGCAACATTGCTCCATGATGCAGCTATGAACCCTGTGGAAG TGATCAAGCAGAGGATGCAGATGTACAACTCACCGTACCAGCGGGTGACAGACTGTGTGCGGGCCGTATGGCGCAACGAaggggccagggccttctaccgCAGCTATACCACCCAGCTCACCATGAACATCCCCTTCCAAGCCATCCACTTCATGACTTACGAGTTTCTGCAAGAGCAGCTCAACCCCCAAAGACAGTATAACCCTGGCTCCCATGTGGTCTCGGGGGCCTGCGCGggtgctgtggctgctgctgctaccacgCCATTGGACGTTTGCAAAACGCTGCTCAACACCCAGGAGTCCCTGGCCTTGAACTCCAACATCAGTGGACATATCACAGGCATGGCCAATGCCTTCAGGACGGTGTACCGAGTGGGCGGTGTGACCGCCTACTTCCGTGGGGTCCAGGCCCGGGTCATTTACCAGATGCCCTCCACAGCCATTGCTTGGTCCGTGTACGAGTTTTTCAAATACATCCTCACCAAGCGCCAGGAGGAGCGCCGGGCTGGGAAATGA
- the SLC25A28 gene encoding mitoferrin-2 isoform X3 encodes MKSAAGCVATLLHDAAMNPVEVIKQRMQMYNSPYQRVTDCVRAVWRNEGARAFYRSYTTQLTMNIPFQAIHFMTYEFLQEQLNPQRQYNPGSHVVSGACAGAVAAAATTPLDVCKTLLNTQESLALNSNISGHITGMANAFRTVYRVGGVTAYFRGVQARVIYQMPSTAIAWSVYEFFKYILTKRQEERRAGK; translated from the exons ATGAAAA GTGCAGCGGGGTGTGTAGCAACATTGCTCCATGATGCAGCTATGAACCCTGTGGAAG TGATCAAGCAGAGGATGCAGATGTACAACTCACCGTACCAGCGGGTGACAGACTGTGTGCGGGCCGTATGGCGCAACGAaggggccagggccttctaccgCAGCTATACCACCCAGCTCACCATGAACATCCCCTTCCAAGCCATCCACTTCATGACTTACGAGTTTCTGCAAGAGCAGCTCAACCCCCAAAGACAGTATAACCCTGGCTCCCATGTGGTCTCGGGGGCCTGCGCGggtgctgtggctgctgctgctaccacgCCATTGGACGTTTGCAAAACGCTGCTCAACACCCAGGAGTCCCTGGCCTTGAACTCCAACATCAGTGGACATATCACAGGCATGGCCAATGCCTTCAGGACGGTGTACCGAGTGGGCGGTGTGACCGCCTACTTCCGTGGGGTCCAGGCCCGGGTCATTTACCAGATGCCCTCCACAGCCATTGCTTGGTCCGTGTACGAGTTTTTCAAATACATCCTCACCAAGCGCCAGGAGGAGCGCCGGGCTGGGAAATGA
- the SLC25A28 gene encoding mitoferrin-2 isoform X4, with the protein MNPVEVIKQRMQMYNSPYQRVTDCVRAVWRNEGARAFYRSYTTQLTMNIPFQAIHFMTYEFLQEQLNPQRQYNPGSHVVSGACAGAVAAAATTPLDVCKTLLNTQESLALNSNISGHITGMANAFRTVYRVGGVTAYFRGVQARVIYQMPSTAIAWSVYEFFKYILTKRQEERRAGK; encoded by the exons ATGAACCCTGTGGAAG TGATCAAGCAGAGGATGCAGATGTACAACTCACCGTACCAGCGGGTGACAGACTGTGTGCGGGCCGTATGGCGCAACGAaggggccagggccttctaccgCAGCTATACCACCCAGCTCACCATGAACATCCCCTTCCAAGCCATCCACTTCATGACTTACGAGTTTCTGCAAGAGCAGCTCAACCCCCAAAGACAGTATAACCCTGGCTCCCATGTGGTCTCGGGGGCCTGCGCGggtgctgtggctgctgctgctaccacgCCATTGGACGTTTGCAAAACGCTGCTCAACACCCAGGAGTCCCTGGCCTTGAACTCCAACATCAGTGGACATATCACAGGCATGGCCAATGCCTTCAGGACGGTGTACCGAGTGGGCGGTGTGACCGCCTACTTCCGTGGGGTCCAGGCCCGGGTCATTTACCAGATGCCCTCCACAGCCATTGCTTGGTCCGTGTACGAGTTTTTCAAATACATCCTCACCAAGCGCCAGGAGGAGCGCCGGGCTGGGAAATGA
- the LOC120369525 gene encoding uncharacterized protein LOC120369525, whose amino-acid sequence MGRVVVNEGRWGNGSKGRETGLADDPYLEKWDQAAVNGIYAEKRSQGTPEDEEPSRRPDWAELWSSDPAPQRVKRRPGSIKAGPPSSVRRQPSEGLDVCDRAPAGEAAEGSGRPSLPLAHYPGEAWQSLPHSSCPEEEPSLPRTHYPEEDWPGPSRSSYPNEEPNLLFTTYPEDPLNPPGDAHLEEPMVADPCADTTTTQNT is encoded by the exons ATGGGCAGGGTGGTGGTGAATGAGGGGCGATGGGGAAATGGCAGCAAAGGAAGGGAGACTGGGCTGGCTGATGATCCCTATTTGGAGAAGTGGGACCAGGCAGCGGTCAATGGGATATATGCCGAGAAGCGCTCTCAAG GCACCCCGGAGGACGAAGAGCCCAGCAGAAGGCCGGACTGGGCGGAGCTATGGAGCTCTGATCCCGCCCCGCAAAGGGTCAAGCgccgacccggaagtataaaggcaGGCCCTCCGAGCTCAGTAAGGCGCCAGCCGTCAGAGGGACTGGACGTCTGTGaccgagctcccgctggggaggcAGCAGAAGGCAGCGGCCGGCCTAGCCTTCCCCTTGCTCACTATCCCGGGGAGGCCTGGCAGAGCCTGCCCCACTCCAGCTGCccggaggaggagccaagccTGCCCCGCACTcactaccccgaggaggactggccgggaCCATCCCGCTCCAGCTACCCTAACGAGGAGCCGAACCTACTTTTCACCACCTACCCCGAGGACCCGCTGAACCCGCCCGGGGACGCTCACCTTGAGGAGCCGATGGTGGCTGACCCCTGCGCTGACACCACGACGACTCAG